A region of the Acinetobacter defluvii genome:
TCAGTTTTATGCGCTATATGGAACAATACAGCCAAGTACCAAAAACGTATTTATTGGCATTTTGGCAAAATGTCGGTTCGCCATTTGCTTTGTTAGCATTAGTGCTCATTGCTTGCTCTTTTATTTTTGGACCATTACGTCAACAGTCGATGGGCTTTCGCTTAGTGATCGCCTTATTTGTGGGACTTGGTTTTTATTATATCCAAGACTTTTTAGGCTATGCGAGTTTGGTATATTCACCATCGCCTGCATGGTTTGTATTTGTACCAATTGTAATGATGTTTGGCGTAGGCAGTTATTTATTATATCGAGCAAGGTAATCATCTTTCTCATTTAAAAAAATAATGGTACATAAGTTATTGCCATTGATAGAAGATAGAGTCTTATCTAAAAAAAAGGTAAGATATGCCGATGAATTTGTAAACAGAAAAGAGTGTAAATCATGACGGATGCAACTGCTGGCAAAATCCCTCACGTTCTTGTGATCATGGATGGTGTGGGTCATCGTGAAGCGGTCGAAGATAATGCGTTTTTAGCAGCCAAAACGCCAAATCTAACCATGATGCAAGACAAGCATCCGCATAGTTTAATTTCTGGTTCAGGTGAAGATGTCGGTCTGCCTGATGGACAAATGGGCAACTCTGAAGTGGGGCACATGAACTTGGGCGCAGGTCGTGTGCTGTATCAAGATTTTACCCGCATTACCAAAGATATTCGTACAGGTGATTTCTTTGAACATGAAGTTTTGGTTGATGCAGTAGAAAAAGCCAAAGCAGCGGGTGGTGCAGTGCATATCATGGGTTTATTGTCACAAGGTGGCGTACATTCTCATGAAGATCATATTGTTGCGATGTGTGAATTGGCACTTAAACGTGGTGCAAAAGTCTATTTACATGCTTTCCTTGATGGTCGTGATACGCCACCACGTAGCGCACAGCCTTCTTTAGAAAAGCTGGATGCTTTATTTGCACAATATCCAAATCAAGGTCGTATCGCAACGATGATCGGGCGTTACTTTGCCATGGATCGTGATAATCGTTGGGAGCGTGTTGAGCAAGCCTATCGTTTAATGACCGAAGGTGAAGCAGTTCGTGTTGTAAACTCTGCAGTGGAAGGCTTGGAACAAGCCTATGCAGCCAATGAAAATGACGAGTTTGTCAAAGCAACACGCATCGGTGAGATTGCTAAAATTGCTGATGGTGATAGCGTTATATTTATGAATTTCCGTGCAGATCGTGCCCGTGAAATTACCAAAGCTTTTGTTGAAAAAGACTTTGCTGGTTTTGAGCGTAAAGTTGTACCAAATTTATCTAAATATGTGATGTTGACGCGCTACCAAGCAACCATTGATGCACCTGTGGCGTATATGCCAGAAGAATTAAAAAATTCAATCGGTGAATATTTATCTACACTTGGTAAAACTCAATTACGTATTGCTGAAACTGAGAAATATGCGCATGTAACATTCTTCTTTAGTGGTGGACGTGAAGATGAATATCCTGGTGAAAAGCGTATTTTAATTCCTTCACCAAAAGTGGCAACTTATGATCTACAACCTGAAATGAGTGCGCCAGAAGTGACTGAGCAATTGGTGGCTGCGATTAATTCAGGTGAGTATGACTTATTGGTAGTTAACTATGCCAATGGTGATATGGTTGGTCATACAGGTGTATTTGATGCTGCGGTGAAAGCAGTTGAAGCGGTTGATGTCAGTTTAGGTCGCTTATATGAAGCAGTGATGGCAAAACATGGTCACATGCTGATTACTGCTGATCATGGGAATGTGGAACAAATGCAGGACTATGTCAGTGGGCAAGTGCATACACAACATACCACTGAACTTGTACCCTTTATTTATGTTGGTCCAACCTCGGCGACGATTGCAGAGGGTGGTGTATTGGCGGATGTTGCGCCTACATTACTGCACCTCATGAATATTCCTGCACCCAAAGAAATGCAAGGGCGTAATCTGATTACGTTAAGTTCATAACATCACTAAACATAAGATCAATAAAGAAGGTAAGTGCATGGCTCAAACTTGGAAATATGGTGTTGTTTTAAGCGCTTTACTTGCAAGTACAAGCCATTCACTTTGGGCTGCGGAGCGATCCGCAGTGCTAGATTTTGATGATGAAATGGAACAAAGCACTGCAGAAGTACCGATCGAGTCCATTGAACAATTTGTGCAAATTTATGGCATTGTTAAAGATAATTATGTACAGGAAAAGTCTGATGATTTTTTGTTTTTGCAAGCAATCAAAGGTTTGGTCAGTGGTTTAGATCGTTACTCACGTTATCTTAGTGCTGAAGAATATAAGCAATTGATTCAATATACCGAGGCTGATTTGGCAACGGTTGATTTCAAACTGATTTTTGATTCACATACGCATCAATGGCAAATTAGCAACTTAAAAGAAAATACAGATCTTACTAAACAAGGTATTAAAAATGGTTTTAGTGTTTTTAAAATCGATAATCAAGAACTAAAAAATCTAAATGCCGAACAGGTTGAAGATTTATTACATGGTTCAATCGGTTCAAGCTTCCAGTTGCAACTCAATCCCAAAAGTCCTGCCATTACTTTATTACGCAACAAAAAATTAGAAATTGCAGATATCGAACCTGTGATGTTGCATAATCAAGTCTTAGTTTTAAAAGTTAAAGTTTTTCAGCAAGATACAGCTAATGAAGTGAAGCGTCTTCTTGAAGAGTATGATACAACACGGTTAAAAGCTGTTCTGATTGATTTGCGTAATAACCCCGGTGGATTGCTGTCTGCAGCAGTAGAAACGGCTGATTTATTTTTAAATCAAGGCACGATCGTGTCTACTAAAAGCCGTTCGGAAGGTAATCAACAATTCCAAGCATTGCCGGGCAATGAATTTCCTAATGTTAAAATGGGAATTTTAATTAATAATCGTTCAGCATCTGCGGCTGAGGTGTTTACTGCAGCGATGAAAGAACATCAACGTGCTTGGGTAATCGGTGAGAAAAGTTATGGTAAGGGGGTGGTACAAAAACTGTTCCCATTACCCAATGGCGCAGCCTTGCAAATGACAGTATCACATTATTTTACACCGAAAGGCAGTATGATTGATGGCTCTGGAATTGCACCAAATCAAGAATATGTGTGGCCTTTGGAAATGAAAGAAGACACATATTTAAATAATGTGTCTGAACTTTTATTGAAACATCGTTAATTAAGGTTTCGTAAGTTAAAACTTAATCATCCTCGCTGTCTAAGCCGAATTTTTTCAAACGATAACGCAAAGAACGGAAGGTCATGCCGAGTTTTTTTGCGGCTAAGGTTCTATTCCAATGCGTTTGGTTTAAGGCATTTAATAAAACTTCTTTTTCAACTTTTTCTAAGAACTGTTCTAAGCCTTCAGATGGAATTTGATTAGAGCTTTCTTGTGTATTAGAAAGGCTTTCTGAGTTTAACGGGGCTTCTACGAGAGGGGCACTAAAATTACGCTTTTGCG
Encoded here:
- the gpmI gene encoding 2,3-bisphosphoglycerate-independent phosphoglycerate mutase, with translation MTDATAGKIPHVLVIMDGVGHREAVEDNAFLAAKTPNLTMMQDKHPHSLISGSGEDVGLPDGQMGNSEVGHMNLGAGRVLYQDFTRITKDIRTGDFFEHEVLVDAVEKAKAAGGAVHIMGLLSQGGVHSHEDHIVAMCELALKRGAKVYLHAFLDGRDTPPRSAQPSLEKLDALFAQYPNQGRIATMIGRYFAMDRDNRWERVEQAYRLMTEGEAVRVVNSAVEGLEQAYAANENDEFVKATRIGEIAKIADGDSVIFMNFRADRAREITKAFVEKDFAGFERKVVPNLSKYVMLTRYQATIDAPVAYMPEELKNSIGEYLSTLGKTQLRIAETEKYAHVTFFFSGGREDEYPGEKRILIPSPKVATYDLQPEMSAPEVTEQLVAAINSGEYDLLVVNYANGDMVGHTGVFDAAVKAVEAVDVSLGRLYEAVMAKHGHMLITADHGNVEQMQDYVSGQVHTQHTTELVPFIYVGPTSATIAEGGVLADVAPTLLHLMNIPAPKEMQGRNLITLSS
- a CDS encoding S41 family peptidase; protein product: MAQTWKYGVVLSALLASTSHSLWAAERSAVLDFDDEMEQSTAEVPIESIEQFVQIYGIVKDNYVQEKSDDFLFLQAIKGLVSGLDRYSRYLSAEEYKQLIQYTEADLATVDFKLIFDSHTHQWQISNLKENTDLTKQGIKNGFSVFKIDNQELKNLNAEQVEDLLHGSIGSSFQLQLNPKSPAITLLRNKKLEIADIEPVMLHNQVLVLKVKVFQQDTANEVKRLLEEYDTTRLKAVLIDLRNNPGGLLSAAVETADLFLNQGTIVSTKSRSEGNQQFQALPGNEFPNVKMGILINNRSASAAEVFTAAMKEHQRAWVIGEKSYGKGVVQKLFPLPNGAALQMTVSHYFTPKGSMIDGSGIAPNQEYVWPLEMKEDTYLNNVSELLLKHR